CTTGATGTAACAAACAATGTCTCTCTTCACAAATTCAAGATGGTATGATGTGGAAAGGGTATTCGAAGTGCTTCAAAGTCGTTTGTTTCATGTACCTACAACAATGTGAAAACTAACACTTTGTGAGTTGATGTTGTGTAAATCTTGAACACCATGATTATGGAGAATGAAGGACGAAGGCAACCCTATGCATGATTTAGAGAAGCCCCAAGTTCATGCAACTAAATGATCCTATGCAACACAATGTGAATCTATGCGAATATTATGTTTCAACTATGATTTTTGTGTGTGTATAAATACATTTTATGCTTGAACCATATATTTGTATGTGCAATTTCCCTCTTTTTTTGTAAGGAATATCGTAATTATATAGGACTCCAATAACGTCCACACGTGTGGCATACTAGACAATACTGTATGTAGCGTGAGTAGAAGGCAGCCCACACAGACTATATGTGGGCGAACATTAGAAGTGTCCACACGTGCGCAACTACTTTGTGCCATCTCCACCccgcgcgtgtggcacgaagcaaaaatgtCCACACGTCCTGCCGCAACTACATTAGGTACCCCGTGGGATGACGGTTTAGTTGCCATCCGGAATGACAGATGTAGTTATTCGGGATGGCAAATATAGTTGTAAAAACATGGCAAttctatctgttttggttaactatagttgccatgcctAATTTATGGTAGTTAccgcgtgtaatcaaaccatagttgccatgtgttATTAACTACTTGCTATATAGGGTCAAACAGTAGTTGCCACGCGTGTTTATCTAGTTGTCACGTATGGTACAACCATAGCTGCCGTGTATGGTTAATCAcaattgccatgtgtgtttatcctAGTTGCCACGTACACGTAATGTATGGTTACCATCTAACAACATACGCATGGACTAGGTGATGGCTGAGTGGGCAAAACTAGTTGCGCTGGCAAATCACGGGCGAACTCTGCAGCTCAACTGGACGGTGGTCCATGCGTGTGGATGAGTTGCAAAACTGCCACACGCGTTAGTATTTTCGATTAATACACATGAACAAAGAGGAAGCTGAACCAACCAGCGGAGCGTCTCAGATTCTATAGATTTGCACATACACATGGTTTACGCTGGAGTAAAGCAGGGCACAAATGCATCAATGCATCCACCATTAATAATCCAAATAACGCAAGTATTTTGACGAAAATTAAGGGCAGCACTTCAGCTGCAAGTTTACTGAATTGCATCACGACAGAAAGTCTGGCAACAATCATATCAAGTTCATGATGTTCGAGGTAAAAATCTATCACACCATAAAAGAGAGTTCTATTTCAAGGTTTATCCAATAACATGGAAACTCTAAACATCCTCTCCTCCTGCATTAAAGCAGCTGATGACTTCCACACCATCTGAATTACTCGTGGAGGGTGCCCAGAATGTCGTCGTCTCTGTAGAGGAGGTACCTGAAAAAGTTTCAGGTGCATTAGAAAAGGCATTTAAAACTGAGAACATAGGAGGTAGGAGCAATGGTAGCTGTCTTCTAATAAAAGTTTTAAAACCCATTGTCACCAGAATGCCAGATTTGCTCCAAAAAAAAACAGAATGGCAGATGGGTAAAAATAGAACATGCTTGTTGTCACCCAAAAGTTTTGACAGAATGTTACATCTAACAACATAGAGCATGTGAAAAGTGGTGTATTAGTAGAAAGAGCTACTACCATCTTTAGCAATAGCAGAAGTTTCAAATCACGCAGTTAGATATTAGCACTTCCGAAATAACAAATCTGCTATCCAACTACATAATATAATTACCCAAGTCAAGGCAAAATGGCTTGATGTAGCAACAGACCGTGTGAAAGATTTTAGTACCAACTACCTAGTGGCTGTTGCAGCATTTGAATGATGAAGCATATCAGGTGATACAGTTAGTGATATACTGCTATTCGCATTTCAAAAATCACTCACATATTACAACTTGCATCCCAATAGAATTCATTATCCTAAGTTGATGGATGGAATAAATGCTGACAAGGTAATGAAAACAATTGTTTCTACGAGTGACGGAAATGTGCACTATGCTGCTGAATTAGGATGTTGCACATTGTTTTGCATCACACCCAGCAAGAAAAACATCAGAACACCAACAACTGAAGTAATAGGATGGTGAAATAAGTAACATACTCTTTCTCGGGAGCAAGCTTGACTTCAAGACCACCATACTCAGGCAGGAGCACATGGTCCCCTTCCTTGAGAGCAACAGGGATCAGCTTCCCTTCCTTGTCACGGCTGCCAGGGCCAACAGCTATCACCTTACCAGAGTTCAGCTGGATTCACAAGAACATTCTCAAGTCATGAACTGATTCAACAGTCAAATTATCAAAGACAACTCTGAACTAATGACAGAACCTTTTCTCAAAGATAATGTGGAATCATTAAGTGCAGTACTAATAAGAGTAATCAGTCAAGAACCGCTCAGTTAAGGGCACTACTAATAGGACTGATCAGTCATGAACCGGTCAGTTAACTGCACTACTAATAGGAGTGATTGGACATGAACTGACCGGTCTAAGTGGACTGATAGAACTATGAGGCAGAACTACAGTAAAACTAGCAATCTAGTAGCATGACAAATGTGAAAAATGTACATTGGCCATTGGTGGTAAAAATAAATTCTTTGTGGAAGCAGAACTGACGGCATCTTCACCAAGTAAACTACAGTTGCTTAAACCAGATAATTCTAGCTAACAACCCCGCAATACACAATGCGAATCTGAATCAGCAAGTCTAGCCACACCGCCATCTGAACGAATTCCACAATAAAACAATTTGCAAACTACGCAGCTAGCTCTCTGCCTAACAAGTAACCATATCAGAATAATAAGCAATCTTCAAAGGAACAGACACTCCTCCTGTTCATAACTACTCCGTATGAATTATTGATGAACTAATGTTCTGAATGATAATGCGGGATCATTGAAGTGCACAACTAATAGCACTATGGGACAGAACTATTGTACAACTACAGCTAGCAGTCTAGTAGCACACCAACTGCAAAAGATACAACATTGGTAAAAACCGATTCTTCGTGGAAGCAGCGCAGATGGATGTCAACTTGGTTAATCTAATCCCAATTGCTTAAATTAGATTATTCCAGCTTAGCATCTACCCACACAAAGTAAATCTGAGGCGGCCGGCCTAGCCACACCCCCCAACTGAACTAATAATAACACAATAAGAACAATTTGCAACCTAAACGACCATCACCCGCCCAAGATCTAAGCAGCCCCCGCACGGGATCCACGCACAGGAGCAAGAAGCAACATCTACCAGCGGCGGCAGCATCAAAGGGGGAGGAGAGAAGGGCGCGCCGTACCTGCTTGGAGGTCTCCGGGAGGAGGATGCCGCCGGCGCTCTTCTTGGGCTGCACCACCTTCTCCACCAGCACCCGGTTGAAGGACGGGATCAGACGCCGaatcgccgccatcgccgctgaCGAGATCAGACGccgctcttctccttcttcttcttgggaaacaagcaagagAACGCGACGCTTCCACACTCTTCGCTTTTCGCCTCCCGGGGATGGTGGGGTTTAGGGTTTTATGAGGGGCGGCGCGGTTGCGTGCGCGGTGGAATGACCGTCCTGCCCATGCCAGCCCTAGAATGTTCCCGCCCGTGGGCCAGACCCAACCGCGCGGTGCTTACTACGGCCCAGTTAAGGCCCGTTATCGTAGGCTTTAGCCCACAAGGCGGCCGAGGGTCCAATCCAACGCGCCGCCGCGAAACTCCACTTCCAATTTCCAACCTGcagctgtggtcgccggcggcgaggaggaggaggaaggagctgAGAGATGGCGGGCGCCGGCGGGACGagggagcgggaggaggaagacTTCGTCTGCCTGGATCCGTCCTTCTTCATGAACCGCAAGTAGGGGTTTGCTGTtctgatgtactccctccgattccaaattactcgtcgtggttttagttcaatttgaactaaaaccacgacgagtaatttggaatcgGAGGGAGTAGCTGAATTGAAAGCTTCTATGCTGATTTGGTTGCTGGATTTGGGCAGCTACGAGATGAAGACCTT
This region of Triticum aestivum cultivar Chinese Spring chromosome 2D, IWGSC CS RefSeq v2.1, whole genome shotgun sequence genomic DNA includes:
- the LOC123051896 gene encoding 10 kDa chaperonin, mitochondrial — protein: MAAIRRLIPSFNRVLVEKVVQPKKSAGGILLPETSKQLNSGKVIAVGPGSRDKEGKLIPVALKEGDHVLLPEYGGLEVKLAPEKEYLLYRDDDILGTLHE